One Nesterenkonia populi DNA window includes the following coding sequences:
- a CDS encoding DNA polymerase III subunit gamma and tau: protein MTTALYRRYRPDTFADVIGQEHVTAPLVTALGKDAVSHAYLFSGPRGCGKTTSARILARCLNCAQGPTGNPCGQCDSCRELATGGSGSLDVIEIDAASHGGVDDARDLRERATFAPVRDRYKIFIIDEAHMVTAAGFNALLKIVEEPPEHIKFIFATTEPDKVIGTIRSRTHHYPFRLVPPEPLLDYLERLCASESVAAAPGVLQLVLRAGGGSVRDTLSVLDQLIAGSDADGIAYDRAVALLGFTHAALLDQVIDAAADLDGAKAFEVVDQVVQSGQDPRRFVEDLLERLRDLIVVKSVPENPGAILRGVPEDQIRVMVAQAGRVGPAELSRAADTTAAALTEMVGATSPRLHLELLMARLLLPHAESGHSSLAARLERLERRMDFTSGAGSTPPAEAPAPAAQPESEPAPQPAAPTPPETVPAPESQPQASPAGADLPDPEAESSAQSGEDPPSSSGDRAPQEPTQQHDDGWAAPGVSWGPPPDPEPSPSAQPEAPHQPQQEAPTSPSAPQQQRPQHSEQPSEPPAAAPTPASAPEQAPPAPSDGGSSSHQMMQRAWPDIVEAMKSRSRMLWMLVKGNVTVGGFDGQTLTLNFANDGARSTFTNRGGKDALAEAIHQVLGMQVSLDLAIGGGAPPKAEGRRPQQPADPQQPTDSAPPADVEPARPSPGGDAPRSPGAPPEGEENWLSDPEDWAGPDTWQPGPEEAQALQRAAVNNRSAAAEPAVGTAPDQPAPQRSQVPEKPVVPIFARKSKNAPVAVPAPSSDGLDDVDETPPPEPPAPAPHPEEPEDPSAPPPDWAETAPPSPPAAPARSHSSPPAQHQQGPGDSEDVPSEDDVEITHSGVFGRRAIERILGGALIEERRLDEQAH from the coding sequence GTGACCACTGCCCTGTACCGCCGCTACCGGCCCGACACCTTCGCCGACGTCATCGGGCAGGAGCACGTCACTGCCCCGCTGGTCACCGCCCTCGGCAAGGACGCGGTCTCCCACGCGTACCTGTTCTCGGGGCCGCGCGGCTGCGGCAAGACCACCTCAGCCCGCATCCTCGCCCGATGCCTGAACTGTGCGCAGGGCCCCACCGGGAACCCCTGCGGACAGTGCGATTCCTGCCGGGAGCTCGCCACCGGAGGCTCCGGCTCCCTGGACGTCATCGAGATCGACGCCGCCTCCCACGGCGGTGTCGACGACGCCCGCGACCTCCGCGAGCGGGCCACCTTCGCGCCGGTGCGGGACCGGTACAAGATCTTCATCATCGATGAGGCCCATATGGTCACCGCGGCCGGCTTCAATGCGCTGCTGAAGATCGTCGAAGAGCCGCCCGAGCACATCAAGTTCATCTTCGCGACGACCGAGCCGGACAAGGTCATCGGAACCATCCGCTCCCGCACCCACCACTACCCGTTCCGCCTGGTGCCGCCGGAGCCCCTGCTGGACTACCTGGAGCGGCTCTGCGCCTCCGAGAGCGTGGCTGCGGCACCCGGGGTGCTGCAGCTGGTGCTGCGGGCCGGCGGCGGCTCGGTGCGCGACACGCTCTCCGTGCTGGACCAGCTGATCGCAGGGTCAGACGCCGACGGGATCGCCTACGACCGGGCAGTGGCGCTGCTGGGCTTCACCCACGCCGCCCTGCTGGACCAGGTGATCGACGCCGCGGCAGATCTTGACGGGGCCAAAGCCTTCGAGGTGGTGGACCAGGTGGTCCAATCCGGCCAGGACCCTCGCCGATTCGTCGAAGACCTCCTGGAGCGGCTGCGGGACCTGATCGTGGTCAAGTCCGTGCCGGAGAATCCCGGCGCCATCCTGCGCGGAGTCCCGGAGGACCAGATCCGCGTGATGGTCGCCCAGGCGGGCAGAGTCGGCCCCGCTGAGCTCTCCCGGGCAGCGGACACCACCGCTGCCGCACTGACCGAGATGGTGGGGGCAACCTCACCGCGCCTGCACCTGGAGCTGCTGATGGCCCGCCTGCTGCTCCCCCACGCCGAGTCCGGGCACTCCTCCCTGGCGGCTCGGCTAGAGCGTCTCGAGCGCCGCATGGACTTCACCTCCGGCGCCGGCTCCACACCCCCGGCCGAGGCCCCCGCCCCGGCAGCGCAGCCGGAGTCGGAGCCTGCCCCGCAGCCGGCTGCCCCCACGCCGCCTGAGACCGTGCCTGCCCCAGAGTCCCAGCCCCAGGCATCACCTGCTGGAGCAGATCTCCCCGATCCGGAGGCCGAATCCTCCGCCCAGAGTGGTGAAGACCCCCCAAGCAGCTCCGGTGATCGGGCTCCCCAGGAGCCGACGCAGCAGCACGACGACGGCTGGGCCGCTCCAGGGGTCAGCTGGGGCCCTCCGCCCGACCCAGAGCCCTCTCCTTCTGCGCAGCCCGAGGCACCTCATCAGCCGCAGCAGGAGGCGCCGACTTCGCCTTCTGCTCCTCAGCAGCAGCGGCCCCAGCACTCGGAGCAGCCGAGTGAGCCTCCTGCTGCCGCACCCACCCCGGCCTCGGCCCCTGAGCAGGCCCCGCCCGCACCCAGCGACGGCGGGTCGAGCTCTCATCAGATGATGCAGCGGGCCTGGCCGGACATCGTGGAGGCGATGAAGTCCCGGTCCCGAATGCTGTGGATGCTGGTGAAGGGCAACGTGACCGTCGGCGGGTTCGACGGTCAGACTCTGACCCTGAACTTCGCCAACGACGGCGCCCGAAGCACGTTCACCAACCGGGGCGGCAAGGATGCCCTGGCTGAGGCGATCCACCAGGTGCTCGGCATGCAGGTGTCCTTGGACCTGGCCATAGGCGGTGGAGCGCCCCCAAAAGCTGAGGGCCGGCGCCCTCAGCAGCCGGCCGACCCGCAGCAGCCGACTGACTCCGCGCCCCCGGCCGACGTCGAGCCGGCACGCCCCTCCCCGGGCGGGGACGCGCCCCGTTCGCCCGGCGCGCCCCCTGAGGGTGAGGAGAACTGGCTGTCCGACCCGGAGGACTGGGCAGGCCCGGACACCTGGCAGCCGGGCCCTGAAGAGGCTCAGGCCCTCCAGCGGGCCGCAGTCAACAACCGCTCAGCCGCGGCTGAGCCCGCTGTCGGCACTGCGCCGGACCAGCCGGCGCCTCAGCGCTCGCAGGTGCCGGAGAAGCCGGTGGTTCCGATCTTCGCCCGTAAGTCCAAGAATGCTCCGGTGGCTGTGCCCGCCCCCTCCTCGGACGGCCTGGATGACGTGGACGAGACGCCGCCCCCGGAGCCGCCCGCGCCGGCCCCTCACCCTGAGGAGCCGGAGGACCCGAGCGCTCCCCCGCCGGACTGGGCGGAGACTGCACCCCCGTCCCCGCCAGCCGCACCCGCCCGGTCGCACTCCTCCCCGCCTGCCCAGCACCAACAGGGCCCCGGAGATTCTGAGGACGTCCCGAGCGAGGACGACGTCGAGATCACCCACTCCGGGGTGTTCGGACGGCGTGCCATTGAGCGGATCCTCGGCGGCGCGCTCATCGAGGAGCGGCGTCTGGACGAGCAGGCGCACTAA
- the recR gene encoding recombination mediator RecR — protein sequence MYEGAVQDLIDELGRLPGIGPKSAQRVAFHILEADAEDMKRLAAAISTVKDKVQFCEICFNVSEESKCRICRDERRDGSVICVVEESKDVMAIERTRSFRGLYHVLGGSINPIAGVGPDQLHIRELLTRLSDDEVQEVIIATDPNLEGEATATYLVRMLGAVGIRITRLASGLPVGGDLEYADDVTLGRAFEGRRSVS from the coding sequence GTGTATGAAGGCGCGGTCCAGGACCTGATCGACGAGCTCGGCCGGCTGCCCGGCATCGGGCCCAAATCCGCCCAGCGGGTGGCGTTCCACATCCTCGAGGCTGACGCGGAGGACATGAAGCGTCTGGCCGCGGCGATCAGCACGGTCAAGGACAAGGTCCAGTTCTGCGAGATCTGCTTCAACGTCTCCGAAGAGTCGAAGTGCCGAATCTGCCGGGACGAGCGGCGCGACGGTTCGGTGATCTGCGTGGTCGAGGAGTCCAAGGACGTCATGGCGATCGAGCGGACCCGCAGCTTCCGCGGCCTCTATCACGTGCTCGGCGGGTCCATCAACCCGATCGCGGGTGTCGGCCCCGACCAGCTGCATATCCGCGAGCTGCTCACCCGCCTCTCCGACGACGAGGTGCAGGAAGTCATCATCGCCACCGACCCCAACCTCGAGGGTGAGGCGACCGCCACCTACCTGGTGCGGATGCTCGGCGCCGTCGGAATCAGGATCACCCGGCTCGCCTCCGGCCTCCCGGTGGGCGGGGACCTCGAGTACGCCGACGACGTCACCCTCGGCCGCGCCTTCGAAGGCCGCCGCAGCGTGAGCTGA
- a CDS encoding transporter substrate-binding domain-containing protein, with amino-acid sequence MDSKTPLMRGVALSAAALLVLTACGDNGDDDADVDEDNGADVETEDNGDDVDTDDEDADGDDDAEAGADDDELTIALFGEEPYSWIGDDGEPTGATIAVAEEIFENRLGYEVTIEEEPNWDNLIPGMSAGHWDVVSAGMSITEDRCAEAAFGEPELVYTTAFLVEEGNPEGLETFEDLQDADLDVVALSGAVESGWMEDEGIDHDTVDSADDGIDFVDGGRADVFALTAISLEAMAGDMDGLEVTDSFAHELSVGAHAFHPEDDELLEEFNAELEDLMESGEYLELVEEFGFTEDEMPPSGLTAQELCEEDPAELTEEYIED; translated from the coding sequence ATGGACTCCAAGACTCCCCTGATGCGCGGCGTCGCACTCTCCGCAGCCGCCCTGCTGGTTCTGACCGCCTGCGGCGACAACGGCGATGACGACGCTGACGTCGACGAGGACAATGGCGCCGACGTCGAGACCGAGGACAACGGCGACGACGTCGACACCGATGATGAGGACGCCGACGGTGATGACGACGCTGAGGCCGGTGCCGACGACGACGAGCTGACCATCGCGCTCTTCGGCGAAGAGCCCTACTCCTGGATCGGAGATGACGGCGAGCCCACCGGTGCGACCATCGCCGTGGCTGAGGAGATCTTCGAGAACCGCCTCGGCTACGAGGTCACCATTGAGGAGGAGCCCAACTGGGACAACCTCATCCCCGGCATGAGCGCCGGACACTGGGACGTCGTCTCTGCGGGCATGTCCATCACGGAGGACCGCTGCGCTGAGGCCGCCTTCGGCGAGCCGGAGCTGGTCTACACCACCGCCTTCCTCGTGGAGGAGGGCAACCCTGAGGGCCTGGAGACGTTCGAGGACCTGCAGGACGCTGACCTTGACGTCGTGGCCCTGTCCGGTGCTGTCGAATCCGGCTGGATGGAGGACGAAGGCATCGACCACGACACCGTGGACAGCGCCGATGACGGCATCGACTTCGTCGACGGCGGCCGCGCTGACGTGTTCGCCCTGACCGCCATCTCCCTGGAGGCCATGGCCGGCGACATGGACGGCCTGGAGGTCACCGACTCCTTCGCGCACGAGCTCTCCGTGGGCGCCCACGCCTTCCACCCGGAGGACGACGAGCTCCTTGAGGAGTTCAACGCCGAGCTGGAGGACCTCATGGAGTCCGGCGAGTACCTCGAGCTGGTCGAGGAGTTCGGCTTCACCGAGGACGAGATGCCCCCGAGCGGCCTGACTGCCCAGGAGCTCTGCGAGGAGGACCCCGCTGAGCTGACCGAGGAGTACATCGAGGACTGA
- a CDS encoding amino acid ABC transporter permease → MEFFEDWPEYFEVVGNWSDRLLEGLWTTVQLTIYGGLLAFVVAVVLGLIAGSPNAWLRVPARIVIELFRGVSLVVLLFWLMFVLPQIWMRADGLPFEDLVYNTFLLGVIALGVNYGAYGAEAVRASLTTVAKGQWEATTALSMSWPHKMRRVIFPQAWALMLPSLTNLWVHLLKGSAIAYIMPFVSDFTAELNQLRRPTDIWFSHAFIGLVVYFFLALIITLFMQVLEARAKHRLGRGPSLREILSPDPKTAPPDAAAPDPKDMTGPGGGPKQPASGAGAHPSNPGSGGFMGTGGGYR, encoded by the coding sequence ATGGAATTCTTCGAAGACTGGCCCGAGTACTTCGAAGTCGTAGGCAACTGGTCGGACCGCCTGCTCGAGGGGCTGTGGACCACCGTCCAGCTGACCATCTACGGCGGGCTGCTGGCCTTCGTCGTCGCCGTCGTGCTGGGTCTGATCGCAGGCAGCCCGAACGCCTGGCTGCGCGTTCCGGCGCGCATTGTCATCGAGCTGTTCCGCGGCGTCTCCCTGGTGGTGCTGCTGTTCTGGCTGATGTTCGTGCTGCCGCAGATCTGGATGCGCGCCGACGGTCTGCCCTTCGAGGACCTGGTCTACAACACGTTCCTGCTCGGCGTGATCGCCTTGGGCGTCAACTATGGCGCCTACGGCGCCGAGGCGGTCCGAGCGTCCTTGACCACAGTGGCCAAGGGCCAGTGGGAGGCAACGACGGCGCTCTCGATGTCCTGGCCGCACAAGATGCGCCGGGTCATCTTCCCCCAGGCCTGGGCGCTGATGCTCCCGTCTCTGACCAACTTGTGGGTGCACCTGCTCAAGGGCAGCGCGATCGCCTACATCATGCCGTTCGTCAGCGACTTCACCGCCGAGCTGAACCAGCTCCGTCGGCCCACCGACATCTGGTTCTCCCACGCGTTCATCGGCCTGGTGGTCTACTTCTTCCTCGCACTGATCATCACCCTGTTCATGCAGGTGCTCGAGGCGCGAGCCAAGCACAGGCTGGGCCGCGGACCCTCTCTTCGAGAGATCCTCTCCCCCGATCCGAAAACCGCACCCCCGGATGCCGCAGCCCCTGATCCGAAGGACATGACCGGACCGGGCGGAGGGCCCAAGCAGCCGGCGTCGGGGGCCGGCGCCCACCCCTCGAACCCCGGATCCGGCGGCTTTATGGGCACAGGAGGAGGCTACCGATGA
- the ehuD gene encoding ectoine/hydroxyectoine ABC transporter permease subunit EhuD, giving the protein MVDEEEVEGSPFWDWEFAFEAFPEMFMAFLEVTVLVTVVGTLIAAVLGLVIAILIMVLPRPLAWVVRWAANFIRMTPIVVQLIFVFWAFLWMEPLTIGIIVFGVHYATYMSEVYRAGIESVPKGQWEATTALSMSAVRTWRKVVIPQALRSTVPSLGNYAISMFKDTPFLLVIGVAEMVTVAGEIGAPTFRYTEVYTIAGLLFLAASYPTAVLVNRLEKRLAYAH; this is encoded by the coding sequence ATGGTGGATGAGGAGGAGGTCGAGGGCAGCCCGTTCTGGGACTGGGAGTTCGCCTTCGAGGCCTTCCCTGAGATGTTCATGGCGTTCCTGGAGGTCACTGTCCTGGTGACGGTGGTGGGCACTCTGATCGCAGCGGTGCTCGGCCTGGTCATCGCGATCCTCATCATGGTGCTCCCGAGACCATTGGCGTGGGTCGTCCGGTGGGCGGCGAACTTCATCCGGATGACGCCGATTGTGGTCCAGCTGATCTTCGTGTTCTGGGCCTTCCTGTGGATGGAGCCCCTGACTATCGGCATCATTGTCTTCGGCGTGCACTACGCGACCTATATGTCGGAGGTGTACCGGGCCGGAATCGAGTCGGTGCCGAAGGGGCAGTGGGAGGCGACGACGGCACTGTCGATGTCCGCAGTCCGCACCTGGCGCAAGGTGGTCATCCCGCAGGCGCTGCGCTCCACCGTCCCGTCCTTGGGCAACTACGCGATCTCAATGTTCAAGGACACCCCGTTCCTGCTGGTCATCGGCGTGGCCGAGATGGTCACCGTGGCCGGCGAGATCGGCGCCCCGACCTTCCGCTACACCGAGGTGTACACCATTGCCGGGCTGCTGTTCCTGGCCGCCAGCTACCCCACCGCCGTTCTGGTCAACCGATTGGAGAAGCGTCTTGCCTACGCCCACTGA
- the ehuA gene encoding ectoine/hydroxyectoine ABC transporter ATP-binding protein EhuA, with product MPTPTETPAPASGSAGASPVIEFVDVEKRFGDNVVLKDLNFSVARGERVTLIGPSGSGKTTILRLVMTLEELTGGYIYVDGEPLTHENRDGKRTPVSKKQQKKLRTRIGMVFQQFNLFPNMTVMENIIEAPVHVLGRSKKEATEKAHRLLEQVGLPDKADAHPTSLSGGQQQRVAIARALAMDPEILLLDEVTSALDPEVVSDVLNILRDVADATDVTMLIVTHEMGFARDVSHKVMMFDGGHVVEEGHPEKIFTNPEHERTQRFLSAVLGDN from the coding sequence TTGCCTACGCCCACTGAGACCCCCGCCCCCGCTTCGGGAAGCGCCGGAGCGTCCCCGGTCATCGAATTCGTCGACGTCGAGAAGCGCTTCGGCGACAATGTGGTCCTCAAGGACCTCAACTTCTCGGTGGCCCGCGGCGAACGCGTCACCCTGATCGGCCCCTCCGGCTCGGGGAAGACCACCATCCTGCGGCTGGTGATGACCCTGGAGGAGCTCACCGGCGGGTACATCTACGTGGACGGCGAGCCGCTCACCCACGAGAACCGCGACGGCAAACGGACTCCGGTCTCCAAGAAGCAGCAGAAGAAGCTGCGCACCCGCATCGGGATGGTGTTCCAGCAGTTCAACCTCTTCCCGAACATGACGGTGATGGAGAACATCATCGAGGCCCCGGTGCACGTGCTGGGCCGCTCCAAGAAGGAGGCCACTGAGAAGGCGCACCGGCTGCTGGAGCAGGTCGGCCTGCCGGACAAGGCCGACGCCCACCCCACCTCGCTCTCCGGCGGCCAGCAGCAGCGTGTGGCGATCGCCCGCGCGCTGGCCATGGACCCGGAGATCCTGCTGCTGGATGAGGTCACCTCCGCCCTGGACCCCGAGGTGGTCTCTGATGTGCTGAACATCCTGCGCGATGTCGCCGACGCCACCGACGTGACCATGCTGATCGTCACCCACGAGATGGGCTTCGCCCGGGACGTCTCCCACAAGGTGATGATGTTCGACGGCGGGCATGTGGTGGAGGAGGGGCACCCGGAGAAGATCTTCACGAATCCGGAGCACGAGCGCACCCAGCGGTTCCTCTCCGCAGTCCTCGGCGACAACTGA
- a CDS encoding aspartate kinase yields the protein MSLIVQKYGGSSVQDAESIKRVARRIVDTKNAGHQVVVVVSAMGDTTDDLLDLAADISEQPPLREMDILLSSGERMSMALLAMAIHELGEPAQSFTGSQAGMITEPHHGRARIIEVSPTRIKESVDAGHISIVAGFQGMSRESKDITTMGRGGSDTTAVALAAALDAAVCEIYSDVDGVFTADPRVVKSARKLDVVSSEDMLEMAAAGTKVLHLRSVEYARRFGVKLHVRSSFSDTEGTWVIPDEKDKVTLKEGDPLEQPIITGVSHDASEGKLTITGVPDVPGKAAEIFNHIAGAGINIDMIVQDVSVEHQTTNISFTLPGSDGDKAQRILLENKEAIGFQELSFVPQVGKVSLVGGGMRNHPGVSAKFFTALRDAGINIGLISTSEIRVSVITDIELLDKAVAAIHTAFGLDSDEEAKVYAGTGR from the coding sequence ATGAGTCTTATCGTTCAGAAATACGGCGGCTCCTCCGTCCAGGACGCGGAGTCCATCAAACGGGTGGCCCGACGGATCGTGGACACCAAGAACGCCGGCCACCAGGTCGTCGTCGTGGTCTCCGCCATGGGCGACACCACCGATGACCTGCTGGACCTTGCCGCGGACATCTCCGAGCAGCCCCCGCTGCGCGAGATGGACATCCTGCTCTCCTCAGGCGAGCGCATGTCCATGGCGCTGCTGGCGATGGCGATCCATGAGCTCGGCGAACCGGCCCAGTCCTTCACCGGATCCCAGGCCGGCATGATCACCGAGCCGCACCACGGCAGGGCCCGCATCATCGAGGTCTCCCCCACTCGCATCAAGGAGTCGGTGGACGCCGGGCACATCAGCATCGTGGCCGGGTTCCAGGGCATGTCCAGGGAGTCCAAGGACATCACCACCATGGGTCGCGGCGGCTCCGACACCACTGCGGTGGCGCTGGCCGCCGCCCTGGACGCAGCCGTATGCGAGATCTACTCCGACGTTGACGGCGTCTTCACCGCCGACCCGCGCGTGGTGAAGTCCGCCCGCAAGCTCGACGTCGTCTCCAGCGAGGACATGCTGGAGATGGCGGCCGCCGGGACCAAGGTGCTGCACCTGCGCAGCGTGGAGTATGCCCGCCGCTTCGGCGTGAAGCTGCACGTGCGCTCCTCCTTCTCCGACACGGAGGGCACCTGGGTCATCCCGGATGAGAAAGACAAAGTCACCCTCAAGGAAGGCGATCCCTTGGAACAGCCCATCATCACCGGCGTCTCCCATGACGCGTCCGAAGGCAAGCTGACCATCACCGGCGTTCCGGACGTGCCGGGCAAGGCCGCGGAGATCTTCAACCACATCGCCGGGGCGGGCATCAACATCGACATGATCGTCCAGGACGTCTCGGTGGAGCATCAGACCACCAACATCTCCTTCACTCTGCCCGGCTCCGACGGCGACAAGGCTCAGCGGATCCTCTTGGAGAACAAAGAGGCCATCGGCTTCCAGGAGCTGAGCTTCGTCCCGCAGGTCGGCAAGGTCTCTCTGGTGGGCGGCGGTATGCGCAACCACCCCGGCGTCTCCGCGAAGTTCTTCACCGCGCTGCGCGACGCCGGCATCAACATCGGCCTGATCTCCACCTCCGAGATCCGCGTCTCGGTCATCACTGACATCGAGCTGCTCGACAAGGCTGTGGCCGCCATCCACACCGCCTTCGG